One genomic segment of Primulina tabacum isolate GXHZ01 chromosome 9, ASM2559414v2, whole genome shotgun sequence includes these proteins:
- the LOC142555156 gene encoding protein HIRA-like isoform X2 produces MKHVGKELASDDSAPKLLATLRDHFGSVNCVRWAKHGRYVASGSDDQVVLIHERKPGSGTTEFGSGEPPDIENWKVSITLRGHTADVVDLNWSPDDSALASGSLDNTIHIWDMNNGICTAVLLGHSSLVKGVVWDPIGSFIASQSDDKTVIIWRTTDWSLAHRTDGHWSKSLGSTFFRRLDWSPCGHFITTTHGYQKPRHSAPVLERGEWSATFDFLGHNAPIIVVKFNRVMFRRSSSSFRDLKAASFGWNNGTSKTEGKDFQPYNIIAIGSQDRNITVWTTASPRPLFVAKHFFTQSVVDLSWSPDGYSLIACSLDGTVATFHFDANELGHALTDAELNDLKRNRYGDVKGRHGNLAETPAQLVLEAASMKQSASKKVNLVVPEKQPSLKLSTDLVLATKNNKTHADNGKKIKDAVIDGSNKGTCARMSIPVKQKEYRRPDGRRRIIPEAVGVPVQQERMPVDDQSESLEFSTKSLHHMKDDDGGPIGAPIRKSASKNADLRERFDIMARASISESLVIEKVPATGIDEGRTIVEQAGHVVSGSILSIRVFDKKEGEGSLPMCLEASLIEHSVNDIIGAGSTFFMKETELSCTRGTQNLWSDRISGKVTVLAGNVNFWAVGCEDGCLQVYTKFGRRAMPTIMMGSSAVFIDCDEFWKLLVVTRMGSLYVWDLFNRKCLLHDSLVSLITVDSKSNPKNTVTIKVISAKLSKSGSPLVVLATRHAYLYDTSLMCWLRVADDFFPTSWNLGSAHGGELAGLQVDVRKFLARKPGWSRATDDGVQTRAHLEAQLASALALKSPMEYRQCIISYVRFLARDSDESRLREICENFLGPPVGMAEAGSSNLKTREWDPSVLGMDKHKLLRDDILPSMASNRKVQRLLNEFMDRLSEYESAETTLEEKNLKSAICATNSNSTAVDKTNPIEPVSHPVEPTSETTELLDDTRPITTHKDSIIEDLNQERTGGQPTPDKMNLGPHPTDPLESDT; encoded by the exons ATGAAACATGTTGGCAAGGAATTGGCATCAGACGATTCAGCACCTAAACTTCTGGCAACTTTGCGTGATCATTTTGGTTCGGTTAACTGTGTTAGATGGGCTAAACATGGTCGCTATGTTGCATCTGGATCGGACGATCAAGTTGTTCTTATCCATGAGAGGAAGCCTGGTTCAGGAACAACGGAGTTTGGCAGTGGAGAGCCACCGGATATTGAAAATTGGAAAGTTTCAATTACTTTGAGAGGACACACAGCGGATGTG GTGGATCTTAACTGGTCTCCTGATGACTCAGCACTTGCTAGTGGAAGTCTTGATAATACAATTCATATTTGGGACATGAATAATGGCATCTGTACTGCTGTTCTTCTTGGTCACTCAAGCCTGGTCAAAGGAGTTGTTTGGGATCCAATTGGTTCATTCATAGCGAGCCAATCAGATGACAAGACTGTAATAATTTGGCGAACTACTGATTGGAGTCTCGCCCACCGAACTGATGGTCATTGGTCAAAATCT CTTGGATCCACTTTCTTCAGGCGGCTCGACTGGTCACCTTGTGGCCATTTCATTACTACAACTCATGGTTATCAAAAGCCTAGGCATTCTGCACCTGTTCTTGAAAGAGGCGAATGGTCTGCCACTTTTGACTTCTTGGGGCACAACGCCCCAATTATCGTTGTCAAGTTCAACCGTGTAATGTTTAGAAGGAGTTCCTCCAGTTTTCGGGACTTAAAAGCTGCATCATTTGGGTGGAATAATGGTACTTCTAAGACCGAGGGAAAAGATTTTCAGCCATACAATATTATTGCTATAGGAAGTCAGGACCGCAATATAACTGTGTGGACCACTGCAAGCCCTCGTCCTCTCTTTGTGGCTAAGCATTTCTTTACTCAAAGTGTTGTCGATCTATCTTG GAGCCCTGATGGATATTCACTGATTGCTTGTTCTTTGGATGGGACAGTCGCAACGTTTCATTTTGATGCAAATGAACTTGGACACGCATTAACTGATGCTGAATTAAATGATTTGAAGAGAAATCGCTATGGTGATGTCAAAGGCCGGCATGGAAACTTGGCTGAAACTCCAGCACAATTAGTGCTGGAAGCAGCATCTATGAAGCAATCTGCCAGTAAAAAAGTGAATTTAGTTGTCCCAGAGAAGCAGCCATCTTTAAAACTTTCAACCGATTTAGTTTTGGCTACAAAAAACAACAAGACCCATGCCGACAATGGAAAGAAAATCAAAGATGCTGTCATTGATGGGTCAAATAAAGGAACTTGTGCTCGTATGTCAATTCCTGTAAAGCAAAAAGAATATAGACGCCCTGACGGTCGAAGGAGGATAATACCTGAAGCTGTCGGAGTTCCTGTACAACAGGAAAGAATGCCTGTTGATGACCAGTCTGAATCTCTTGAATTTTCTACAAAATCTTTACATCACATGAAGGATGACGATGGTGGACCTATAGGAGCACCCATCAGAAAATCTGCGAGCAAAAATGCTGATTTGAGagagagattcgatataatggCTAGGGCAAGTATAAGTGAAAGTTTGGTCATTGAGAAGGTTCCTGCCACTGGGATTGATGAAGGAAGAACTATTGTTGAACAGGCTGGTCATGTAGTGTCTGGTAGTATTCTTTCAATTAGAGTGTTTGATAAGAAAGAAGGGGAAGGCTCGTTGCCTATGTGCTTGGAAGCTAGTCTGATAGAGCATTCTGTAAATGACATTATAGGAGCAGGAAGTACATTTTTTATGAAAGAAACGGAACTATCTTGTACACGTGGAACTCAAAATCTTTGGTCCGATAGGATTTCTGGAAAGGTCACAGTTCTTGCTGGAAATGTGAACTTTTGGGCTGTTGGTTGTGAAGATGGATGCCTGCAG GTTTATACTAAGTTCGGCAGACGTGCCATGCCAACCATTATGATGGGATCTTCTGCTGTATTTATTGATTGTGATGAATTTTGGAAATTGCTGGTTGTCACGAGGATGGGGTCCTTGTATGTTTGGGATCTCTTCAACAGGAAATGTCTCCTCCATGACTCTTTGGTTTCTCTGATAACTGTAGATTCGAAGTCCAATCCTAAAAACACTG TTACAATCAAGGTTATATCAGCAAAACTATCCAAATCTGGTAGTCCCCTTGTTGTTTTGGCTACACGTCATGCATACCTCTATGATACTAGTCTAATGTGTTGGTTGAGAGTGGCGGACGATTTTTTTCCCACATCTTGGAACCTGGGCTCAGCTCATGGTGGCGAGCTGGCCGGATTGCAGGTTGATGTCAGGAAATTTCTTGCCCGGAAACCCGGGTGGAGCAG AGCGACCGATGATGGAGTGCAGACACGTGCTCATTTGGAAGCTCAACTGGCATCTGCCCTGGCTTTGAAGTCTCCAATGGAATATCGCCAATGCATTATCTCTTATGTTCGCTTTTTAGCAAG AGACTCAGACGAGTCCCGTCTAAGAGAAATTTGTGAAAATTTTCTTGGACCTCCGGTCGGAATGGCTGAAGCTGGATCTTCAAATCTCAAGACACGAGAATGGGATCCTTCTGTTCTT GGAATGGACAAACATAAGCTCCTGCGAGATGACATTCTTCCATCAATGGCATCCAACCGAAAAGTTCAACGTTTGCTTAATGAGTTCATGGATCGCCTGTCTGAATATGAATCTGCTGAGACAACCTTAGAAGAAAAGAATCTCAAATCTGCAATTTGCGCAACAAATTCAAATTCAACAGCTGTAGATAAAACGAATCCCATTGAACCTGTTAGTCATCCAGTCGAGCCAACTTCAGAAACAACTGAGCTATTAGATGATACACGTCCGATAACCACTCATAAAGATTCCATTATCGAAGACTTGAATCAAGAACGAACAGGAGGACAACCCACACCAGATAAAATGAATCTGGGTCCTCATCCCACGGATCCATTGGAGTCTGACACCTAA
- the LOC142555156 gene encoding protein HIRA-like isoform X1, whose product MIAEKPSWIKHGGTQIFSIDIQPGGLRFATGGGDHKVRIWNMKHVGKELASDDSAPKLLATLRDHFGSVNCVRWAKHGRYVASGSDDQVVLIHERKPGSGTTEFGSGEPPDIENWKVSITLRGHTADVVDLNWSPDDSALASGSLDNTIHIWDMNNGICTAVLLGHSSLVKGVVWDPIGSFIASQSDDKTVIIWRTTDWSLAHRTDGHWSKSLGSTFFRRLDWSPCGHFITTTHGYQKPRHSAPVLERGEWSATFDFLGHNAPIIVVKFNRVMFRRSSSSFRDLKAASFGWNNGTSKTEGKDFQPYNIIAIGSQDRNITVWTTASPRPLFVAKHFFTQSVVDLSWSPDGYSLIACSLDGTVATFHFDANELGHALTDAELNDLKRNRYGDVKGRHGNLAETPAQLVLEAASMKQSASKKVNLVVPEKQPSLKLSTDLVLATKNNKTHADNGKKIKDAVIDGSNKGTCARMSIPVKQKEYRRPDGRRRIIPEAVGVPVQQERMPVDDQSESLEFSTKSLHHMKDDDGGPIGAPIRKSASKNADLRERFDIMARASISESLVIEKVPATGIDEGRTIVEQAGHVVSGSILSIRVFDKKEGEGSLPMCLEASLIEHSVNDIIGAGSTFFMKETELSCTRGTQNLWSDRISGKVTVLAGNVNFWAVGCEDGCLQVYTKFGRRAMPTIMMGSSAVFIDCDEFWKLLVVTRMGSLYVWDLFNRKCLLHDSLVSLITVDSKSNPKNTVTIKVISAKLSKSGSPLVVLATRHAYLYDTSLMCWLRVADDFFPTSWNLGSAHGGELAGLQVDVRKFLARKPGWSRATDDGVQTRAHLEAQLASALALKSPMEYRQCIISYVRFLARDSDESRLREICENFLGPPVGMAEAGSSNLKTREWDPSVLGMDKHKLLRDDILPSMASNRKVQRLLNEFMDRLSEYESAETTLEEKNLKSAICATNSNSTAVDKTNPIEPVSHPVEPTSETTELLDDTRPITTHKDSIIEDLNQERTGGQPTPDKMNLGPHPTDPLESDT is encoded by the exons ATGATAGCGGAGAAACCTAGTTGGATAAAGCATGGGGGCACCCAGATATTCTCCATTGATATTCAGCCCGGTGGCCTCAGGTTTGCCACAGGTGGAGGTGATCATAAG GTTCGCATTTGGAACATGAAACATGTTGGCAAGGAATTGGCATCAGACGATTCAGCACCTAAACTTCTGGCAACTTTGCGTGATCATTTTGGTTCGGTTAACTGTGTTAGATGGGCTAAACATGGTCGCTATGTTGCATCTGGATCGGACGATCAAGTTGTTCTTATCCATGAGAGGAAGCCTGGTTCAGGAACAACGGAGTTTGGCAGTGGAGAGCCACCGGATATTGAAAATTGGAAAGTTTCAATTACTTTGAGAGGACACACAGCGGATGTG GTGGATCTTAACTGGTCTCCTGATGACTCAGCACTTGCTAGTGGAAGTCTTGATAATACAATTCATATTTGGGACATGAATAATGGCATCTGTACTGCTGTTCTTCTTGGTCACTCAAGCCTGGTCAAAGGAGTTGTTTGGGATCCAATTGGTTCATTCATAGCGAGCCAATCAGATGACAAGACTGTAATAATTTGGCGAACTACTGATTGGAGTCTCGCCCACCGAACTGATGGTCATTGGTCAAAATCT CTTGGATCCACTTTCTTCAGGCGGCTCGACTGGTCACCTTGTGGCCATTTCATTACTACAACTCATGGTTATCAAAAGCCTAGGCATTCTGCACCTGTTCTTGAAAGAGGCGAATGGTCTGCCACTTTTGACTTCTTGGGGCACAACGCCCCAATTATCGTTGTCAAGTTCAACCGTGTAATGTTTAGAAGGAGTTCCTCCAGTTTTCGGGACTTAAAAGCTGCATCATTTGGGTGGAATAATGGTACTTCTAAGACCGAGGGAAAAGATTTTCAGCCATACAATATTATTGCTATAGGAAGTCAGGACCGCAATATAACTGTGTGGACCACTGCAAGCCCTCGTCCTCTCTTTGTGGCTAAGCATTTCTTTACTCAAAGTGTTGTCGATCTATCTTG GAGCCCTGATGGATATTCACTGATTGCTTGTTCTTTGGATGGGACAGTCGCAACGTTTCATTTTGATGCAAATGAACTTGGACACGCATTAACTGATGCTGAATTAAATGATTTGAAGAGAAATCGCTATGGTGATGTCAAAGGCCGGCATGGAAACTTGGCTGAAACTCCAGCACAATTAGTGCTGGAAGCAGCATCTATGAAGCAATCTGCCAGTAAAAAAGTGAATTTAGTTGTCCCAGAGAAGCAGCCATCTTTAAAACTTTCAACCGATTTAGTTTTGGCTACAAAAAACAACAAGACCCATGCCGACAATGGAAAGAAAATCAAAGATGCTGTCATTGATGGGTCAAATAAAGGAACTTGTGCTCGTATGTCAATTCCTGTAAAGCAAAAAGAATATAGACGCCCTGACGGTCGAAGGAGGATAATACCTGAAGCTGTCGGAGTTCCTGTACAACAGGAAAGAATGCCTGTTGATGACCAGTCTGAATCTCTTGAATTTTCTACAAAATCTTTACATCACATGAAGGATGACGATGGTGGACCTATAGGAGCACCCATCAGAAAATCTGCGAGCAAAAATGCTGATTTGAGagagagattcgatataatggCTAGGGCAAGTATAAGTGAAAGTTTGGTCATTGAGAAGGTTCCTGCCACTGGGATTGATGAAGGAAGAACTATTGTTGAACAGGCTGGTCATGTAGTGTCTGGTAGTATTCTTTCAATTAGAGTGTTTGATAAGAAAGAAGGGGAAGGCTCGTTGCCTATGTGCTTGGAAGCTAGTCTGATAGAGCATTCTGTAAATGACATTATAGGAGCAGGAAGTACATTTTTTATGAAAGAAACGGAACTATCTTGTACACGTGGAACTCAAAATCTTTGGTCCGATAGGATTTCTGGAAAGGTCACAGTTCTTGCTGGAAATGTGAACTTTTGGGCTGTTGGTTGTGAAGATGGATGCCTGCAG GTTTATACTAAGTTCGGCAGACGTGCCATGCCAACCATTATGATGGGATCTTCTGCTGTATTTATTGATTGTGATGAATTTTGGAAATTGCTGGTTGTCACGAGGATGGGGTCCTTGTATGTTTGGGATCTCTTCAACAGGAAATGTCTCCTCCATGACTCTTTGGTTTCTCTGATAACTGTAGATTCGAAGTCCAATCCTAAAAACACTG TTACAATCAAGGTTATATCAGCAAAACTATCCAAATCTGGTAGTCCCCTTGTTGTTTTGGCTACACGTCATGCATACCTCTATGATACTAGTCTAATGTGTTGGTTGAGAGTGGCGGACGATTTTTTTCCCACATCTTGGAACCTGGGCTCAGCTCATGGTGGCGAGCTGGCCGGATTGCAGGTTGATGTCAGGAAATTTCTTGCCCGGAAACCCGGGTGGAGCAG AGCGACCGATGATGGAGTGCAGACACGTGCTCATTTGGAAGCTCAACTGGCATCTGCCCTGGCTTTGAAGTCTCCAATGGAATATCGCCAATGCATTATCTCTTATGTTCGCTTTTTAGCAAG AGACTCAGACGAGTCCCGTCTAAGAGAAATTTGTGAAAATTTTCTTGGACCTCCGGTCGGAATGGCTGAAGCTGGATCTTCAAATCTCAAGACACGAGAATGGGATCCTTCTGTTCTT GGAATGGACAAACATAAGCTCCTGCGAGATGACATTCTTCCATCAATGGCATCCAACCGAAAAGTTCAACGTTTGCTTAATGAGTTCATGGATCGCCTGTCTGAATATGAATCTGCTGAGACAACCTTAGAAGAAAAGAATCTCAAATCTGCAATTTGCGCAACAAATTCAAATTCAACAGCTGTAGATAAAACGAATCCCATTGAACCTGTTAGTCATCCAGTCGAGCCAACTTCAGAAACAACTGAGCTATTAGATGATACACGTCCGATAACCACTCATAAAGATTCCATTATCGAAGACTTGAATCAAGAACGAACAGGAGGACAACCCACACCAGATAAAATGAATCTGGGTCCTCATCCCACGGATCCATTGGAGTCTGACACCTAA
- the LOC142555156 gene encoding protein HIRA-like isoform X3, producing MNNGICTAVLLGHSSLVKGVVWDPIGSFIASQSDDKTVIIWRTTDWSLAHRTDGHWSKSLGSTFFRRLDWSPCGHFITTTHGYQKPRHSAPVLERGEWSATFDFLGHNAPIIVVKFNRVMFRRSSSSFRDLKAASFGWNNGTSKTEGKDFQPYNIIAIGSQDRNITVWTTASPRPLFVAKHFFTQSVVDLSWSPDGYSLIACSLDGTVATFHFDANELGHALTDAELNDLKRNRYGDVKGRHGNLAETPAQLVLEAASMKQSASKKVNLVVPEKQPSLKLSTDLVLATKNNKTHADNGKKIKDAVIDGSNKGTCARMSIPVKQKEYRRPDGRRRIIPEAVGVPVQQERMPVDDQSESLEFSTKSLHHMKDDDGGPIGAPIRKSASKNADLRERFDIMARASISESLVIEKVPATGIDEGRTIVEQAGHVVSGSILSIRVFDKKEGEGSLPMCLEASLIEHSVNDIIGAGSTFFMKETELSCTRGTQNLWSDRISGKVTVLAGNVNFWAVGCEDGCLQVYTKFGRRAMPTIMMGSSAVFIDCDEFWKLLVVTRMGSLYVWDLFNRKCLLHDSLVSLITVDSKSNPKNTVTIKVISAKLSKSGSPLVVLATRHAYLYDTSLMCWLRVADDFFPTSWNLGSAHGGELAGLQVDVRKFLARKPGWSRATDDGVQTRAHLEAQLASALALKSPMEYRQCIISYVRFLARDSDESRLREICENFLGPPVGMAEAGSSNLKTREWDPSVLGMDKHKLLRDDILPSMASNRKVQRLLNEFMDRLSEYESAETTLEEKNLKSAICATNSNSTAVDKTNPIEPVSHPVEPTSETTELLDDTRPITTHKDSIIEDLNQERTGGQPTPDKMNLGPHPTDPLESDT from the exons ATGAATAATGGCATCTGTACTGCTGTTCTTCTTGGTCACTCAAGCCTGGTCAAAGGAGTTGTTTGGGATCCAATTGGTTCATTCATAGCGAGCCAATCAGATGACAAGACTGTAATAATTTGGCGAACTACTGATTGGAGTCTCGCCCACCGAACTGATGGTCATTGGTCAAAATCT CTTGGATCCACTTTCTTCAGGCGGCTCGACTGGTCACCTTGTGGCCATTTCATTACTACAACTCATGGTTATCAAAAGCCTAGGCATTCTGCACCTGTTCTTGAAAGAGGCGAATGGTCTGCCACTTTTGACTTCTTGGGGCACAACGCCCCAATTATCGTTGTCAAGTTCAACCGTGTAATGTTTAGAAGGAGTTCCTCCAGTTTTCGGGACTTAAAAGCTGCATCATTTGGGTGGAATAATGGTACTTCTAAGACCGAGGGAAAAGATTTTCAGCCATACAATATTATTGCTATAGGAAGTCAGGACCGCAATATAACTGTGTGGACCACTGCAAGCCCTCGTCCTCTCTTTGTGGCTAAGCATTTCTTTACTCAAAGTGTTGTCGATCTATCTTG GAGCCCTGATGGATATTCACTGATTGCTTGTTCTTTGGATGGGACAGTCGCAACGTTTCATTTTGATGCAAATGAACTTGGACACGCATTAACTGATGCTGAATTAAATGATTTGAAGAGAAATCGCTATGGTGATGTCAAAGGCCGGCATGGAAACTTGGCTGAAACTCCAGCACAATTAGTGCTGGAAGCAGCATCTATGAAGCAATCTGCCAGTAAAAAAGTGAATTTAGTTGTCCCAGAGAAGCAGCCATCTTTAAAACTTTCAACCGATTTAGTTTTGGCTACAAAAAACAACAAGACCCATGCCGACAATGGAAAGAAAATCAAAGATGCTGTCATTGATGGGTCAAATAAAGGAACTTGTGCTCGTATGTCAATTCCTGTAAAGCAAAAAGAATATAGACGCCCTGACGGTCGAAGGAGGATAATACCTGAAGCTGTCGGAGTTCCTGTACAACAGGAAAGAATGCCTGTTGATGACCAGTCTGAATCTCTTGAATTTTCTACAAAATCTTTACATCACATGAAGGATGACGATGGTGGACCTATAGGAGCACCCATCAGAAAATCTGCGAGCAAAAATGCTGATTTGAGagagagattcgatataatggCTAGGGCAAGTATAAGTGAAAGTTTGGTCATTGAGAAGGTTCCTGCCACTGGGATTGATGAAGGAAGAACTATTGTTGAACAGGCTGGTCATGTAGTGTCTGGTAGTATTCTTTCAATTAGAGTGTTTGATAAGAAAGAAGGGGAAGGCTCGTTGCCTATGTGCTTGGAAGCTAGTCTGATAGAGCATTCTGTAAATGACATTATAGGAGCAGGAAGTACATTTTTTATGAAAGAAACGGAACTATCTTGTACACGTGGAACTCAAAATCTTTGGTCCGATAGGATTTCTGGAAAGGTCACAGTTCTTGCTGGAAATGTGAACTTTTGGGCTGTTGGTTGTGAAGATGGATGCCTGCAG GTTTATACTAAGTTCGGCAGACGTGCCATGCCAACCATTATGATGGGATCTTCTGCTGTATTTATTGATTGTGATGAATTTTGGAAATTGCTGGTTGTCACGAGGATGGGGTCCTTGTATGTTTGGGATCTCTTCAACAGGAAATGTCTCCTCCATGACTCTTTGGTTTCTCTGATAACTGTAGATTCGAAGTCCAATCCTAAAAACACTG TTACAATCAAGGTTATATCAGCAAAACTATCCAAATCTGGTAGTCCCCTTGTTGTTTTGGCTACACGTCATGCATACCTCTATGATACTAGTCTAATGTGTTGGTTGAGAGTGGCGGACGATTTTTTTCCCACATCTTGGAACCTGGGCTCAGCTCATGGTGGCGAGCTGGCCGGATTGCAGGTTGATGTCAGGAAATTTCTTGCCCGGAAACCCGGGTGGAGCAG AGCGACCGATGATGGAGTGCAGACACGTGCTCATTTGGAAGCTCAACTGGCATCTGCCCTGGCTTTGAAGTCTCCAATGGAATATCGCCAATGCATTATCTCTTATGTTCGCTTTTTAGCAAG AGACTCAGACGAGTCCCGTCTAAGAGAAATTTGTGAAAATTTTCTTGGACCTCCGGTCGGAATGGCTGAAGCTGGATCTTCAAATCTCAAGACACGAGAATGGGATCCTTCTGTTCTT GGAATGGACAAACATAAGCTCCTGCGAGATGACATTCTTCCATCAATGGCATCCAACCGAAAAGTTCAACGTTTGCTTAATGAGTTCATGGATCGCCTGTCTGAATATGAATCTGCTGAGACAACCTTAGAAGAAAAGAATCTCAAATCTGCAATTTGCGCAACAAATTCAAATTCAACAGCTGTAGATAAAACGAATCCCATTGAACCTGTTAGTCATCCAGTCGAGCCAACTTCAGAAACAACTGAGCTATTAGATGATACACGTCCGATAACCACTCATAAAGATTCCATTATCGAAGACTTGAATCAAGAACGAACAGGAGGACAACCCACACCAGATAAAATGAATCTGGGTCCTCATCCCACGGATCCATTGGAGTCTGACACCTAA
- the LOC142504384 gene encoding uncharacterized protein LOC142504384 yields the protein MAPYEALYGRNCRSPLYWEEVGERKMLGLELVQQTLYVVALIQERMRTAQSRQKSYADVRRRHLAFEVGDHVFIKIAPLKGVMRFGKKDKLSPRYIGPFEILDKVGDLAYRLALPPDLDRVHNVFHVSMLRKYLSNPSHVLQYESLDLLPNLSYEEIPVQILDRKVKVLRNKEIGLVKVLWRNHVIEEAKWEPEEEMKHRYPSLFDGNMFIGMVIIWSLFMVIVLEFNQGYISNHCACGCK from the exons ATGGCACCTTATGAAGCTTTATATGGAAGAAATTGCCGATCTCCTTTGTATTGGGAAGAGGTAGGtgaaaggaagatgttgggcCTTGAGTTGGTTCAACAAACATTATATGTTGTGGCGTTGATCCAAGAAAGAATGAGGACCGCCCAgtctcgacagaagagttatgccgatgttCGACGACGACATTTAGCATTCGAGGTTGGTGATCATGTATTTATTAAGATAGCTCCTCTCAAGGGagttatgcgatttggcaagaaagataAGTTAAGTCCTCGATACATTGGGCCATTTGAGATTCTAGATAAGGTTGGAGACCTAGCATATCGTCTTGCATTGCCACCGGACTTGGATCGAGTTCATAATGTCTTCCATGTTTCTATGCTACGTAAGTACCTTTCTAATccatctcatgttcttcagTACGAGTCATTGGATCTTTTACCTAACCTAAGCTACGAGGAAATACCggttcaaattcttgatcgcaaagttaaagtgttgagaaacaaggAAATTGGACTTGTGAAAGTCCTATGGAGGAATCATGTGATTGAAGAGGCCAAATGGGAACCGGAAGAGGAGATGAAACATCGTTATCCTAGTTTATTCGATG GAAATATGTTTATTGGAATGGTTATTATATGGTCATTGTTTATGGTTATTGTTTTG GAATTCAATCAAGGTTACATTAGCAACCATTGTGCTTGTGGTTGTAAGTAG
- the LOC142504385 gene encoding uncharacterized protein LOC142504385 produces MPPKRKTTEGDERSPPIDKTVKVVDEFSKLLKEQSKVHDEQIQQLLSIHHPNQGRGQERGQGRVENTEGGSYEVFRRMNPPEFIGGANPLVALEWVKSLEAIFDHLKFTDRDRWDEFKELFFTKYFSREVKAKKVKKFLELKQDAMSVAEYILKFEEGCVFVPFITENDKDKGEHFLRGLNSEIRRDVHMSKVITYQDIVERALLAEHDEQEIEKERQLRRQVFQARGQETSINVRGGHKEKGKMEHRNKSSLSSSDTEQSLCPKCGKPHKCECLVGSGRCFRCKEMGHTAQKCPLSSNQGRVQGRIFAMTKESANPDSSVISGNILIFDKEALTLIDTGATHSFMSEVFMYYLYVEPTVMPLHFNIVLPSSDEICPTSILKACSVQVGTRLLFADLIVIPTVAFDVILGMDWLSAYHAVINYVGKTVKFLADDHENDVFVGLGSSMSIPIISCLQATKLLQKGCIGFLASVLDVRKESNVQIQDIDVVQDYPDVFADDVS; encoded by the exons ATGCCTCCTAAACGAAAGACTACTGAAGGGGACGAAAGGTCCCCTCCCATTGATAAGACTGTAAAAGTCGTAGATGAATTTAGTAAGCTACTGAAAGAACAATCGAAGGTACATGATGAACAAATTCAACAGCTACTGAGTATCCACCATCCAAATCAAGGTCGTGGTCAAGAAAGAGGACAGGGTAGAGTGGAAAACACCGAAGGTGGTTCGTATGAAGTATTCAGGCGGATGAACCCTCCTGAATTTATCGGTGGTGCCAATCCACTTGTAGCTCTAGAATGGGTCAAATCATTGGAGGCTATATTTGACCACCTGAAGTTCACTGATCGAGATAGA TGGGATGAGTTCAAGGAATTATTCTtcaccaaatatttttcaagagaGGTCAAGGCCAAGAAGGTGAAGaaatttcttgaattgaagcaGGATGCTATGTCTGTTGCTGAGTATATTTTGAAGTTCGAAGAAGGATGTGTTTTTGTTCCTTTTATAACTGAAAACGACAAAGATAAGGGAGAACACTTCCTTCGTGGTTTGAATTCAGAGATTCGAAGAGATGTTCATATGTCCAAGGTGATCACCTACCAAGACATTGTTGAGAGAGCCTTACTTGCCGAGCATGATGAACAAGAAATTGAGAAGGAACGGCAGTTAAGGAGGCAAGTTTTTCAAGCTAGAGGGCAAGAAACAAGTATTAATGTGCGAGGTGGCCACAAAGAAAAAGGCAAGATGGAGCATCGCAATAAGTCTTCTTTGTCTTCTTCAGATACAGAGCAATCATTGTGCCCTAAGTGTGGCAAGCCACACAAATGTGAATGTTTGGTTGGTAGTGGTCGATGTTTTAGATGCAAGGAAATGGGGCACACAGCACAGAAGTGTCCTCTTTCTTCGAATCAAGGAAGAGTTCAAGGAAGGATTTTTGCAATGACCAAAGAAAGTGCTAATCCTGATTCGTCAGTGATATCAGGTAATATTTTAATCTTCGACAAGGAAGCACTTACATTAATTGATACTGGTGCGACACactcttttatgtctgaagtgTTCATGTATTATTTGTATGTTGAACCTACTGTTATGCCATTACACTTCAATATTGTGTTGCCCTCTAGTGATGAAATTTGTCCCACTAGTATTCTTAAGGCATGTTCTGTGCAAGTGGGTACTAGATTATTATTTGCTGATCTTATTGTTATTCCGACggttgcatttgatgttatattgggtatggattggttatctgcATATCATGCGGTGATTAACTATGTGGGCAAGACAGTGAAGTTTTTAGCCGATGACCATGAGAATGATGTATTTGTTGGTCTAGGCTCTTCGATGAGTATTCCTATTATTTCTTGTCTACAAGCTACTAAATTGTTGCAAAAAGGGTGTATTGGTTTTCTTGCTTCAGTGTTGGACGTGCGAAAGGAAAGTAATGTGCAAATACAGGATATTGATGTGGTTCAGGATTATCCTGatgtatttgcagatgatgtgtCTTGA